The Calliphora vicina chromosome 3, idCalVici1.1, whole genome shotgun sequence genome contains a region encoding:
- the ppl gene encoding glycine cleavage system H protein, mitochondrial, with product MVSVIKFARVLQQTSGLLKQAPKTLQSFRQLSLSTIYNAERRFTEKHEWVSFEGTSGTVGISTYAQEALGDVVFAQLPDPGTVLKQHDECGALESVKAASEVYSPVSGEVTDKNAAVEETPSLINTNCYDEGWLFKIKLSNTSELDKLMTEDQYNEFLKNADH from the exons ATGGTTTCAGTTATTAAATTCGCTCGTGTTTTGCAACAAACATCAGGCTTATTGAAACAAGCCCCTAAAACTTTGCAAAGTTTCAGACAATTAAGTTTATCAACAATTTACAATGCAG AACGCCGTTTTACCGAAAAACACGAATGGGTATCTTTTGAGGGTACTTCCGGCACTGTAGGCATTTCCACTTATGCCCAAGAGGCTTTAGGTGATGTAGTATTTGCCCAATTACCCGATCCCGGCACAGTGCTTAAGCAACACGATGAATGTGGTGCCTTGGAAAGTGTCAAAGCAGCCAGTGAAGTGTACTCCCCCGTCAGTGGAGAAGTAACAGACAAAAATGCCGCCGTAGAAGAAACACCATCCTTGATCAATACCAACTGCTATGATGAag GCTGGCTTTTCAAAATCAAACTTTCAAACACCTCCGAATTGGATAAACTGATGACTGAAGATCAATATaatgaatttcttaaaaatgctgATCATTAG
- the LOC135955089 gene encoding uncharacterized protein LOC135955089 — MNNGGFGYNPAGYVKNFNCLRNWCFWAGGFGLVQSLIWIALTLTGILSYSCIISIEGTFNYGSLFRVVFLDLYFMGTCADTIPPYNSEMLREVKTVLNPQDIVIWDSVYLAVAVCWLLASVLIMTYLKQDQPRVVSGVLWTWTLVTFCICAMDLSLGIIFGIDYGRFNRKAYDYNLSSVNVGVINPDAAQLLAGMVASMSMLILSFKGFVLWIINVSFMIYLAMRAIYIGHDNSGANNLFMPRKESDDILATRPPINAYQEEDQKPSIMSTVFANEGFEPDNRTMDNINVINRDIIARAARLSTDVSLQERRFRNIDNFQQYPPRSRPESVMPEQTQQQPTSPIVVAAFPAPDYTPPMQRAALNPNRNQRYQ, encoded by the exons ATGAATAACGGCGGTTTTGGTTATAATCCTGCgggttatgttaaaaatttcaattgtctTCGTAACTGGTGTTTTTGGGCGGGCGGTTTTGGTTTG GTCCAGTCATTAATATGGATCGCTTTAACATTAACCGGAATTTTGTCATACAGCTGCATCATAAGCATTGAGGGCACCTTTAACTATGGCAGTCTGTTTCGTGTGGTATTTCTAGATCTGTACTTTATGGGAACTTGTGCCGATACCATACCCCCCTACAACAGCGAAATGCTGAGAGAAGTTAAGACTGTATTAAATCCTCAAGATATTGTCATATGGGACAGTGTATATTTGGCGGTGGCCGTATGTTGGCTGTTGGCTTCGGTACTCATAATGACTT ATCTCAAACAAGATCAACCTAGAGTGGTTAGTGGCGTTTTATGGACCTGGACTCTGGTGACATTCTGCATTTGTGCCATGGATTTGTCTTTGGGCATTATTTTCGGCATTGACTATGGCCGCTTTAATCGCAAGGCCTACGATTACAATTTAAGCAGCGTCAATGTTGGTGTTATTAACCCGGATGCTGCCCAATTATTGGCCGGCATGGTGGCTTCAATGTCCATGTTGATCTTATCGTTTAAGGGCTTTGTTTTGTGGATTATCAATGTTAGTTTTATGATTTATTTGGCCATGCGTGCCATTTATATTGGTCATGATAACAGTGGAGCG AACAATCTATTCATGCCACGCAAGGAATCCGATGATATACTTGCCACTAGACCACCAATTAATGCCTATCAGGAAGAAGATCAgaa ACCCAGTATCATGTCTACAGTCTTTGCCAATGAGGGCTTTGAGCCCGACAATCGCACCATGGATAATATTAACGTTATCAATCGTGATATAATTGCTCGTGCTGCCCGCCTCTCAACGGATGTTTCATTGCAGGAAAGACGTTTCCGTAATATAGATAATTTCCAACAATATCCACCCCGTTCCAGGCCCGAGTCCGTTATGCCCGaacaaacacaacaacagcCCACCTCACCCATTGTAGTGGCCGCTTTCCCAGCACCCGATTACACACCACCCATGCAAAGGGCCGCACTAAATCCCAATCGTAATCAAAGATATCAATAA